From Pseudanabaena sp. PCC 6802, one genomic window encodes:
- the msrP gene encoding protein-methionine-sulfoxide reductase catalytic subunit MsrP: MVLFKILPDWFIPENEATPESVFMNRRRFVQKLGLASIGAVTLISGCTSGTERKEAVQQNLKQANLQPISATRNPRFSLDRPLTEEYVAATYNNFYEFSGGKEVWRYVDGWQTSPWTVEISGLVAKPQKIAIEDLIRKMPIEERLYRHRCVETWAMAVPWIGFPMKALIDLVEPKPQAKFVKMTTFFRPKEVPRQDLQSYPWPYTEGLTMAEAMNELTLLVVGIYGHELPKQHGAPIRLVVPWKYGFKSIKSIDRIEFTDTQPATFWNTLVSNEYDFQANVNPNVPHPRWSQSTEHMLGTGERRRTLIYNGYEQYVASLYKNASG; encoded by the coding sequence ATGGTTTTGTTCAAAATTCTGCCCGACTGGTTTATCCCAGAAAATGAAGCTACGCCAGAGTCGGTGTTTATGAATCGTCGTAGATTCGTGCAAAAGCTGGGTCTAGCAAGCATTGGTGCTGTGACCCTCATCTCTGGCTGTACCTCAGGCACTGAGAGAAAAGAGGCAGTACAGCAAAACTTGAAGCAAGCAAATCTCCAGCCAATTAGCGCCACCCGTAACCCTCGCTTTAGCCTCGATCGCCCCCTGACGGAGGAGTATGTTGCTGCTACATACAACAACTTTTACGAATTCAGCGGCGGCAAGGAGGTTTGGCGGTACGTTGACGGATGGCAAACTTCGCCCTGGACGGTTGAAATATCCGGTTTGGTGGCAAAACCACAGAAAATTGCGATCGAGGATCTGATTCGCAAAATGCCTATCGAAGAGCGCCTCTACCGACATCGTTGTGTAGAAACTTGGGCAATGGCGGTTCCCTGGATTGGGTTTCCGATGAAAGCATTAATCGATCTAGTCGAACCAAAGCCGCAGGCAAAGTTTGTGAAAATGACGACATTCTTTCGCCCCAAGGAGGTACCGCGCCAGGATTTGCAAAGCTATCCCTGGCCGTACACGGAGGGCTTGACGATGGCGGAAGCCATGAACGAGCTTACCTTACTGGTTGTGGGTATCTACGGGCACGAACTACCCAAGCAGCATGGCGCGCCAATCCGCCTGGTCGTGCCGTGGAAGTATGGATTTAAGAGTATCAAGTCAATCGATCGCATTGAGTTCACGGATACGCAACCAGCTACTTTCTGGAACACGCTGGTCAGTAACGAGTATGACTTTCAGGCTAATGTCAATCCCAACGTGCCGCATCCCCGTTGGTCTCAATCCACAGAGCACATGCTAGGTACGGGTGAAAGACGGCGTACGCTAATCTACAACGGCTACGAACAATACGTGGCATCATTGTATAAAAACGCATCGGGATAG